A genomic window from Methanovulcanius yangii includes:
- the thiD gene encoding bifunctional hydroxymethylpyrimidine kinase/phosphomethylpyrimidine kinase — translation MVDAYYTCACTIAGSDSGGGAGIQADLKTFAALGVWGCSVLTAITAQNTMEVTASLPVPTGMIRSQMEAVFADFPVAACKTGMLATAECVAAVADTFPSPEVQLVVDPVMVATSGTPLLDAAGEQALVELLLPRAALVTPNIAEACLLTGRSAITTKRTMEEAAEELLATGAGAVLLKGGHMKGKTVMDVLLADGEFSVLKGKRYPYEVHGSGCCLSAAITARLAMGETVPEACAGAKTFIDSAIQNAVPSLSGRRSVNPSFRDIRVGGK, via the coding sequence ATGGTGGATGCATACTATACCTGCGCATGCACGATCGCAGGGTCGGATTCCGGGGGCGGGGCTGGTATTCAGGCGGACCTGAAGACCTTTGCCGCGCTCGGGGTATGGGGGTGCAGTGTTCTGACCGCGATCACCGCCCAGAACACGATGGAGGTGACGGCAAGCCTCCCCGTGCCGACCGGGATGATCCGTTCCCAGATGGAGGCGGTCTTTGCGGACTTTCCGGTTGCGGCCTGCAAGACCGGGATGCTTGCGACGGCGGAGTGCGTCGCGGCGGTCGCCGATACCTTTCCGTCGCCTGAGGTGCAGCTGGTCGTCGACCCGGTGATGGTCGCAACGTCCGGGACGCCGCTTCTCGATGCCGCCGGGGAACAGGCGCTCGTGGAGCTGCTCCTGCCGCGTGCCGCCCTCGTCACCCCGAATATCGCCGAGGCGTGCCTTCTTACCGGCCGGAGCGCGATTACGACGAAGCGGACGATGGAAGAGGCGGCTGAGGAACTCCTTGCCACCGGAGCAGGAGCGGTGCTCCTGAAGGGCGGGCACATGAAGGGAAAGACGGTCATGGACGTCCTCCTGGCGGACGGGGAATTTTCGGTCCTCAAAGGGAAGCGCTATCCCTATGAGGTGCACGGGTCCGGGTGCTGCCTCTCGGCTGCCATCACCGCCCGTCTTGCCATGGGTGAAACGGTCCCGGAGGCCTGTGCAGGGGCGAAGACGTTCATTGATTCTGCGATACAAAACGCCGTCCCGTCCCTGTCCGGGCGGCGGTCGGTCAACCCTTCCTTTCGCGACATCCGGGTGGGCGGGAAATAA
- a CDS encoding type IV pilin N-terminal domain-containing protein translates to MKSLNNEEATTPVIGVILMVAVTMILAAVIGVYVFGLPQDIDNTKIVAVSAKQVGDQIQVTYMGSSSSNKVVKINASTYNGGVYNDSEELVDPEKGQILPLLNGGTNNLDQVVVVATFDDGTSQVVYDEVV, encoded by the coding sequence ATGAAATCTTTAAACAATGAAGAAGCAACAACTCCGGTCATCGGTGTTATCCTAATGGTAGCCGTTACCATGATCCTTGCAGCCGTTATTGGAGTTTATGTATTCGGTTTACCACAGGATATTGATAATACTAAGATCGTAGCAGTCTCTGCAAAACAGGTTGGCGACCAGATTCAGGTAACCTATATGGGAAGTTCATCATCAAACAAGGTTGTAAAAATCAATGCTTCAACATACAATGGCGGAGTGTACAATGACTCTGAAGAGCTCGTAGATCCAGAAAAAGGTCAAATATTGCCATTATTAAACGGCGGAACAAATAATTTGGATCAAGTTGTCGTGGTCGCCACTTTCGATGATGGAACAAGTCAGGTTGTCTATGACGAAGTCGTCTAA
- a CDS encoding methanogenesis marker 9 domain-containing protein, with protein MYRELMMDPYDRYELMVNGTTMKTPLVLSSMAGIVDAEYVKPRSDAVGMACIGGYSIDETTMAASRALAEAGREEFLYDNAIAALSDEVAKMAETGVICALNLRGSSPSSYRAVADAIGPSVVYEIDAHCRQEPMIAAGCGEYLLKNPDQLYLTIAALKDAGVTVSVKIRAGVAEDDKALARGIWQAGADILHVDLMDFGHTKLRQIRNSCPLLIIANNSINTFGIAKDMLAHGADMISLARQAGPENLRSIAESLARYADETGWYNAPKQLCRGGDIRSLTFCCMPVKQCPLLPTLEHLDISRNEFMSLKLDLVKKTPLAAGENTCFGSLAWCCKSSTPCMFRNMALKQEGLSLHDYMRYKHRLADKLMERVFDADGYYATE; from the coding sequence ATGTATAGAGAGCTTATGATGGACCCCTATGATCGTTATGAACTGATGGTGAATGGAACGACGATGAAGACCCCTCTCGTCCTCTCGTCCATGGCCGGCATCGTTGATGCGGAGTACGTGAAACCAAGATCGGATGCGGTCGGCATGGCCTGCATCGGGGGATATTCCATCGACGAGACGACCATGGCGGCGAGCCGGGCGCTTGCCGAGGCGGGACGCGAGGAGTTTTTGTATGACAACGCCATCGCCGCTCTCTCTGATGAAGTCGCAAAGATGGCGGAGACGGGGGTCATCTGTGCGCTGAACCTGCGGGGGTCGTCGCCGTCGTCATACCGTGCCGTCGCCGATGCCATCGGGCCGTCCGTGGTCTACGAGATCGATGCCCACTGCAGGCAGGAGCCGATGATCGCGGCGGGGTGCGGTGAATACCTGTTGAAGAACCCGGACCAGCTGTACCTCACGATTGCGGCGCTCAAGGACGCGGGCGTGACCGTCTCGGTGAAGATCCGGGCGGGGGTCGCGGAGGATGACAAGGCACTGGCACGGGGCATCTGGCAGGCGGGTGCGGACATCCTCCACGTCGACCTGATGGACTTCGGCCACACGAAACTCCGGCAGATTCGAAACAGCTGCCCGCTTTTGATCATCGCGAACAACTCCATCAATACGTTCGGGATTGCAAAGGACATGCTCGCCCACGGGGCGGACATGATCTCCCTTGCCCGGCAGGCAGGCCCGGAGAACCTCCGGTCGATTGCGGAGTCCCTTGCCCGGTACGCGGATGAGACCGGGTGGTACAATGCACCGAAACAGCTCTGCCGCGGCGGCGACATCCGGAGCCTGACCTTCTGCTGCATGCCGGTGAAGCAGTGCCCGCTCCTCCCCACGCTCGAACACCTCGACATCTCGAGAAACGAGTTCATGAGCCTGAAACTCGACCTCGTCAAGAAGACGCCGCTTGCGGCGGGTGAGAACACGTGCTTCGGGAGCCTTGCATGGTGCTGCAAGAGTTCGACGCCCTGCATGTTCCGCAACATGGCGCTCAAGCAGGAGGGGCTCTCGCTCCATGACTACATGCGCTATAAACACCGGCTCGCCGACAAACTGATGGAACGGGTGTTTGATGCCGATGGCTACTATGCGACCGAGTGA
- a CDS encoding PDDEXK family nuclease — translation MSDFEREMVHCLNSFFEDGGIAGFAYRLKQARFNTQYVDVIVDSLDPRYYLAVECKSLKGNKIYFTQHFHKDRHGMHQVDSISDFLCRTGRRGYLAVEFRGGSGRANEAYLLPWDTITTEYTNGPGISRERFRDGICLERSKSGYTLSGL, via the coding sequence ATGAGTGATTTTGAGCGGGAAATGGTCCATTGCCTCAACTCGTTCTTTGAGGATGGCGGGATTGCGGGCTTTGCCTACCGGCTCAAACAGGCCCGGTTCAATACCCAGTACGTGGATGTGATCGTCGATTCCCTCGACCCGCGGTACTATCTTGCCGTCGAGTGCAAATCACTGAAGGGGAACAAGATCTACTTCACGCAGCATTTCCACAAGGACAGGCACGGGATGCACCAGGTCGATTCGATCTCTGATTTTTTGTGCCGGACCGGCCGCCGGGGATATCTTGCGGTGGAGTTTCGGGGAGGGTCGGGCCGGGCGAACGAGGCCTACCTCCTCCCGTGGGATACGATAACAACGGAATATACGAACGGACCGGGGATTTCACGGGAGCGGTTTCGCGACGGCATCTGTCTGGAACGGTCGAAGAGCGGATACACCCTGTCGGGGTTGTGA
- a CDS encoding GHMP family kinase ATP-binding protein, protein MGRTAVAFSPGHISGTFHRMIGPTYAETGSIGTGIVIDAGVTAEVRAAERTSVTIHEPRRDGGEGRQTRTGSPPIEYALARMGVAAEVITTSSLPSGSGFGLSAAALLSSLTAADALFSLGMGREGIVALAHESEIVHASGLGDVVACAGGGLVCRRTPGLAGDIERITGLRDRIVTVHFGPLTTADVLSAPDVMGRIGRAFQPGCPSDLKEFFIRALTFARETGLVTTEVAAVLAACEAAGIPASMTMLGNGVFATGDYAEEILSEFGRVHSMGIAGNGFCLKGVWNE, encoded by the coding sequence ATGGGACGCACTGCTGTAGCCTTCTCTCCGGGCCACATCTCGGGGACGTTCCACCGGATGATAGGGCCGACGTATGCCGAAACAGGGAGCATCGGCACCGGTATCGTCATCGATGCCGGTGTCACCGCAGAGGTGCGGGCCGCGGAGCGGACGTCGGTTACCATTCACGAACCACGCCGGGACGGGGGTGAGGGACGGCAGACCCGCACCGGGTCGCCGCCCATCGAGTACGCCCTTGCGCGGATGGGTGTTGCCGCCGAGGTCATCACCACGTCCTCCCTTCCTTCGGGGTCGGGGTTCGGCCTCTCTGCGGCGGCACTTCTCTCCTCTCTTACCGCGGCGGATGCCCTCTTCTCCCTCGGGATGGGACGGGAAGGGATCGTCGCCCTCGCCCATGAATCGGAGATCGTCCATGCCTCCGGCCTCGGCGATGTCGTCGCCTGCGCGGGCGGGGGGCTCGTCTGCCGGAGGACACCGGGGCTTGCCGGGGATATCGAACGGATAACAGGCCTTCGCGATCGCATCGTCACCGTGCACTTCGGTCCCCTGACGACCGCGGACGTCCTGTCGGCGCCGGATGTCATGGGGCGCATCGGCCGGGCGTTTCAGCCCGGATGCCCGTCGGATCTGAAGGAATTCTTCATCAGGGCACTCACATTCGCCCGCGAGACGGGTCTCGTGACGACCGAGGTGGCCGCGGTGCTTGCCGCATGCGAGGCGGCAGGCATTCCCGCGAGCATGACGATGCTCGGCAACGGGGTCTTTGCCACCGGTGATTATGCGGAGGAGATTTTATCGGAATTCGGCAGGGTACATTCTATGGGAATAGCGGGCAACGGATTTTGCCTGAAAGGAGTGTGGAATGAATGA
- a CDS encoding AAA family ATPase yields MLWIEKYRPKTFENILGQEKVVSHLEGFGERGMVPHLLMTGPHGTGKSCAVECLARSLYGDFWRENLSVISTGALFRSGKAYLEEEEKFAHLYRKDLSVINNFKRIVKWYASMKPLNAEFKLIVFDEADALTFEAQQALRRIMEQFSDTCRFIFLARTQSAIIPAISSRTLLLFFGPLPEEIITRHLTAIGRAESGISTTVDAGEIELIAASVRGDMRSAVMYLQMAMDPAITDTIETFSESETKNITKTLFAALRNGDFDGAKKIGEILMLEYGLSGREVLGELRIVRKREFNHPALTRAIADADEKMGDAGNEFVQLNALFARIIAEYPRLV; encoded by the coding sequence ATGCTCTGGATTGAGAAATACCGGCCAAAAACGTTTGAAAATATTCTCGGACAGGAGAAGGTCGTCTCTCACCTCGAGGGCTTCGGTGAGCGGGGAATGGTCCCGCATCTCCTGATGACCGGACCGCACGGGACGGGAAAGAGCTGTGCGGTCGAGTGCCTCGCACGGAGCCTCTACGGGGACTTCTGGCGGGAGAATCTCTCCGTCATCTCCACCGGCGCCCTCTTCAGGAGCGGGAAGGCCTATCTGGAGGAGGAGGAAAAGTTCGCGCACCTCTACCGGAAGGATTTGAGCGTCATCAACAACTTCAAGCGTATTGTCAAGTGGTATGCCTCGATGAAGCCCCTGAATGCGGAGTTCAAGCTCATCGTCTTTGATGAAGCCGATGCCCTGACCTTCGAGGCGCAGCAGGCACTGCGCCGGATCATGGAGCAGTTCTCCGATACCTGCCGGTTCATTTTCCTCGCACGGACCCAGAGCGCCATCATCCCCGCCATCAGTTCACGGACGCTGCTCCTCTTCTTCGGCCCCCTGCCGGAGGAGATCATCACCCGCCACCTGACCGCCATCGGCCGGGCCGAGTCGGGGATTTCGACGACGGTCGATGCGGGGGAGATCGAGCTCATCGCGGCATCGGTGCGGGGCGACATGCGCTCGGCCGTGATGTACCTCCAGATGGCGATGGACCCTGCCATTACCGATACGATTGAGACATTCTCCGAGTCGGAGACGAAGAATATCACCAAGACGCTCTTTGCCGCACTGAGAAACGGGGATTTTGACGGCGCAAAGAAGATCGGCGAGATCCTGATGCTGGAGTACGGGCTCTCCGGCCGCGAGGTACTGGGTGAACTGCGCATTGTGCGCAAGCGTGAGTTCAATCACCCGGCACTCACGCGTGCCATCGCCGATGCCGATGAAAAAATGGGGGATGCGGGCAACGAGTTCGTGCAGCTCAACGCCCTCTTCGCCCGGATTATTGCAGAGTATCCCCGGCTGGTCTAG
- a CDS encoding triphosphoribosyl-dephospho-CoA synthase, with protein MATMRPSERAQLAMALEVCAGPKPGNVDRCHDYEDTRLEHFLASAIFVKPALERAERGEGGVGELIRDAVKLANVHAGGNTHFGAYILLFPLILGGDIAGAADIIRKTTVEDAVLFYEAFGLTQVRAHPTDDLDVNDPESVATIRREGMTLADIIAYSAPRDLVCREWTEGYPRTRRAADMLRAAPAAKGAIPAAFIELLAAEPDTFIAKKLGDAMAEETTRKAQEVRDGTLGIEEFDEWCHEQGANPGSTADIIIAAIYVALGEGWNWES; from the coding sequence ATGGCTACTATGCGACCGAGTGAGCGGGCGCAGCTTGCGATGGCGCTGGAGGTCTGCGCCGGCCCGAAGCCGGGCAACGTCGACCGCTGCCACGACTACGAGGATACCCGGCTGGAGCACTTCCTCGCCTCCGCCATTTTTGTGAAACCCGCCCTCGAGCGTGCCGAACGGGGCGAGGGCGGTGTCGGGGAGCTGATCCGTGATGCGGTGAAACTCGCAAACGTCCATGCGGGCGGCAACACCCACTTCGGTGCGTACATTCTTCTCTTTCCCCTGATCCTCGGCGGCGACATCGCAGGAGCGGCAGACATCATCCGGAAAACGACCGTCGAGGATGCAGTGCTCTTCTACGAGGCATTCGGCCTGACACAGGTCCGTGCCCACCCGACGGACGACCTCGACGTCAACGACCCCGAGTCGGTTGCGACGATCCGCCGGGAGGGCATGACCCTAGCGGACATCATCGCCTACTCGGCGCCGCGGGACCTCGTCTGCCGCGAGTGGACGGAAGGGTATCCCCGGACGAGGCGGGCGGCGGACATGCTCCGTGCCGCCCCCGCCGCCAAGGGCGCCATCCCCGCGGCCTTCATCGAGCTCCTCGCCGCGGAGCCCGACACCTTCATCGCCAAAAAGCTCGGCGACGCGATGGCAGAGGAGACTACCAGAAAGGCACAGGAAGTCCGGGACGGCACCCTTGGCATCGAAGAGTTTGATGAGTGGTGCCACGAACAGGGCGCGAACCCCGGTTCGACCGCGGATATTATCATTGCCGCCATCTATGTTGCATTAGGCGAGGGATGGAATTGGGAATCCTGA
- a CDS encoding type IV pilin N-terminal domain-containing protein: MKFMNDEEAVSPVIGVILMVAITVILAAVIAVFVFGMAGDVQTTKVVTVTAKQVGEDVQVTFQGGSDAGEVTDLEVTVYKDNQDDASNVTGPIAFDLPLEVGSTMMVGAASAGDDMDRVLVVATFSDGTTQVIYDNNV; encoded by the coding sequence ATGAAGTTCATGAACGATGAAGAGGCAGTATCACCGGTCATCGGTGTTATCCTCATGGTGGCCATCACGGTCATTCTCGCTGCAGTCATTGCAGTGTTTGTCTTCGGCATGGCTGGGGATGTACAGACGACGAAGGTTGTTACGGTTACTGCGAAGCAGGTTGGCGAGGATGTCCAGGTGACCTTCCAGGGCGGCTCGGATGCAGGTGAAGTTACCGACCTTGAAGTTACGGTTTACAAAGATAATCAGGACGATGCCTCTAATGTTACGGGACCAATTGCTTTTGATCTCCCATTAGAGGTTGGATCAACAATGATGGTTGGGGCTGCCTCAGCTGGTGATGATATGGACCGTGTCCTTGTCGTAGCCACATTCAGTGACGGAACCACCCAGGTTATCTACGACAACAACGTCTGA
- a CDS encoding DUF447 domain-containing protein, whose protein sequence is MELGILTEGINEVIATTAGEIREDEITKVRPNAAPMGIFCRKGKIRMRVYRGTHTEENMRRCGWVIANVTHDPVVFVETAFGDIGAEHFSEVHIDGHTMNRLKDCEAWVAYKCAIIHAGEELSIFELHPVAEEVRSCAVHPHNRGFASVIDATILGTRYVMFNDPSLLEKIQYHQDIAVKCGSERVKSAVKMLDEVVGISVN, encoded by the coding sequence ATGGAATTGGGAATCCTGACGGAAGGCATCAACGAGGTCATCGCGACGACGGCGGGAGAGATCAGGGAGGATGAGATTACAAAAGTCAGGCCCAACGCCGCACCGATGGGCATCTTTTGCCGGAAGGGCAAAATCCGCATGCGGGTCTACCGCGGCACCCACACGGAAGAGAACATGCGGCGGTGCGGGTGGGTCATCGCGAATGTGACGCATGATCCGGTGGTGTTCGTGGAGACGGCCTTCGGGGATATCGGTGCTGAACATTTTTCTGAAGTTCACATCGATGGCCACACTATGAATCGCCTGAAAGACTGCGAGGCGTGGGTCGCATACAAGTGTGCCATCATTCATGCCGGAGAGGAGCTTTCCATCTTCGAGCTGCATCCGGTGGCAGAAGAGGTTCGTTCCTGTGCGGTGCACCCACACAATAGGGGGTTTGCGTCGGTGATCGATGCGACGATTCTGGGGACGCGGTATGTGATGTTTAACGATCCTTCACTTCTTGAAAAAATTCAGTACCATCAGGACATTGCGGTGAAGTGCGGGTCGGAACGGGTGAAAAGTGCGGTAAAAATGTTGGATGAAGTTGTTGGTATTTCTGTAAATTAG
- a CDS encoding 4-phosphopantoate--beta-alanine ligase produces MIPEDHPRYASLVARERIADAVKAGIVVIEGASAHGRGEAFDYLLGETTTPSAAGAERTAAAFFMKAAHPVISVNGNTAALAAEAIGELARATGALVEVNLFHRTETRMAAITRHLAAHGVEVLQGEAERLLPLSHDRALCLREGIYASDVILVPLEDGDRCEALVAMGKTVITIDLNPLSRTARTATVTIVDELTRALPNIAAARREMTMEEADRLVRDHDNTRLLAEAMATMQETLSHALD; encoded by the coding sequence ATGATACCTGAGGATCACCCGCGATATGCCTCGCTGGTTGCACGGGAACGAATCGCGGACGCCGTGAAGGCGGGCATCGTCGTCATCGAAGGCGCCAGTGCCCACGGGCGCGGCGAGGCGTTTGATTATCTGCTGGGCGAGACGACGACACCGTCCGCCGCCGGGGCCGAACGGACGGCGGCGGCCTTTTTCATGAAGGCGGCACATCCGGTGATATCGGTCAACGGAAATACCGCGGCCCTTGCCGCGGAAGCGATAGGCGAGCTGGCACGGGCAACCGGGGCGCTCGTCGAGGTGAACCTCTTCCACCGGACGGAGACGCGGATGGCGGCAATCACCCGGCATCTGGCGGCGCACGGCGTTGAGGTATTGCAAGGGGAGGCCGAACGGCTTCTGCCGCTGTCGCATGACCGGGCGCTCTGCCTGCGGGAGGGGATCTATGCGTCCGATGTCATCCTCGTCCCATTGGAGGACGGTGACCGGTGCGAGGCGCTGGTCGCGATGGGAAAGACCGTCATCACCATCGATCTCAATCCGCTCTCGCGGACCGCCCGGACCGCGACCGTGACCATTGTGGACGAACTGACCCGTGCACTGCCGAATATCGCCGCGGCACGCCGGGAGATGACCATGGAGGAGGCGGACAGGCTCGTCCGCGACCATGACAATACCCGCCTCCTTGCAGAGGCGATGGCAACGATGCAGGAGACACTCTCGCATGCTCTGGATTGA
- a CDS encoding Lrp/AsnC family transcriptional regulator produces the protein MDEIDSAILRELARDGRISMAELGKILDVAPSTVFKRIEKLKRSNVIEGFTIAINPDYFAESLISFLTITVAPHDKERVAAFLANHECVLEVYETLEPSDFIAKVVVPSITDMKNEVLVPLSAFEGVREIKPFITVKRIKEQNGSVRLYD, from the coding sequence GTGGATGAGATCGACAGCGCCATTCTCCGGGAGCTTGCCCGGGACGGTAGAATATCGATGGCGGAATTGGGGAAGATACTTGATGTGGCGCCGTCGACGGTGTTCAAGCGCATCGAGAAACTGAAGCGGTCGAACGTGATCGAGGGGTTTACGATTGCGATCAACCCCGACTACTTTGCCGAGAGCCTGATCTCGTTTCTCACCATCACCGTCGCCCCGCACGACAAGGAGCGGGTGGCGGCGTTTCTTGCGAACCACGAGTGCGTGCTGGAGGTGTATGAGACCCTCGAGCCGTCCGACTTCATCGCAAAGGTGGTGGTCCCCTCCATCACGGACATGAAGAACGAGGTTCTCGTGCCGCTCTCCGCGTTCGAGGGGGTCAGGGAGATCAAGCCCTTCATCACCGTCAAACGCATCAAGGAACAGAACGGGAGTGTTCGTCTCTATGATTGA
- the coaBC gene encoding bifunctional phosphopantothenoylcysteine decarboxylase/phosphopantothenate--cysteine ligase CoaBC: MSGTGSVLDGKEIILGITGSVAAVDDVRLAHALRRRGARVRAVMTDAARGIVHPDAITYATGEETITRCSGMVEHVTCCGDGGSADLLLIAPATANTLCKIAHGIDDTPVTTFATTALGSGMPVVIVPAMHESMYRHPGVVTCLSILEEWGVRVVEPRIEEGKAKIADIRDIVIEAERAVSGKPLEGKRVLITSGACREEVDDVRILTTRSSGRMGEELALQAYRLGADVTVVHNGTIPCIRNVHIESAGDMREAVHRICREAPVDYYISAAAISDFVPRRHEGKILSGETVILELVPQPKIIREVLEAEYRPKHVIAFKLGWDSETAAGALLDEGVDLVAANTPDTLGAPSGRYVLLGREERREIEGTKETVAAGIWDALL; the protein is encoded by the coding sequence ATGAGCGGGACCGGGTCGGTTCTGGACGGAAAGGAGATCATTCTGGGCATCACCGGGAGCGTGGCGGCGGTCGATGATGTCCGGCTCGCCCATGCCCTGCGCAGGCGTGGTGCACGGGTGCGGGCGGTCATGACCGATGCCGCACGGGGGATTGTCCACCCCGATGCCATCACGTACGCGACGGGAGAGGAGACGATCACCCGGTGTTCCGGTATGGTGGAGCACGTGACCTGTTGCGGCGACGGCGGGTCGGCGGACCTTCTCCTGATTGCGCCTGCGACCGCGAACACCCTCTGCAAGATTGCCCACGGCATCGATGACACCCCCGTGACCACCTTTGCGACGACGGCGCTGGGGAGCGGCATGCCGGTCGTCATCGTTCCCGCGATGCACGAGAGCATGTACCGTCATCCGGGCGTCGTCACGTGTCTCTCCATTCTTGAGGAATGGGGGGTAAGGGTCGTCGAACCGAGAATCGAGGAAGGGAAGGCAAAGATCGCCGACATCCGCGACATCGTCATCGAGGCGGAACGGGCGGTGTCGGGAAAACCGCTGGAGGGGAAGCGGGTCCTCATCACCTCCGGTGCGTGCAGGGAGGAGGTCGATGACGTGCGGATTCTCACGACCCGGTCGAGCGGCCGGATGGGGGAGGAACTGGCACTGCAGGCATATCGCCTTGGTGCCGATGTGACGGTCGTCCACAACGGGACCATTCCCTGCATCCGCAATGTTCACATCGAGTCCGCCGGGGACATGCGGGAGGCCGTCCACCGCATCTGCCGCGAGGCCCCGGTCGACTACTATATCAGTGCGGCGGCGATCTCGGACTTCGTCCCCCGCCGGCATGAGGGGAAGATCCTCTCCGGGGAGACGGTGATCCTCGAACTCGTTCCCCAGCCGAAGATCATCCGGGAGGTGCTCGAGGCTGAGTACCGCCCGAAACATGTCATCGCCTTCAAGCTCGGATGGGACAGCGAAACCGCCGCCGGTGCCCTCCTCGACGAGGGGGTGGACCTGGTGGCGGCCAACACGCCCGATACCCTCGGTGCACCGTCCGGCAGGTATGTCCTCCTCGGCAGGGAGGAGCGCCGGGAGATTGAAGGGACGAAGGAAACCGTCGCAGCAGGAATATGGGACGCACTGCTGTAG
- a CDS encoding AIR synthase-related protein, with product MDIEEMTRHCLAGGTSDDECARRLQAQICSKKPRVSPEYALELAEAVITEVKNTTGLTGDLFAFEPSGVSMGEFGVGSRGAGDFFAHRQFPKIIKSTGTSVGVDEMDDAGAVEAGGRYIITTVDGMHSRLSDFPFLAGFHVTRATLRDVYVMGARPVALLSDIHVADDGDVAKIFDYTAGIAAVSEAMAVPLVTGSTLRIGGDMVLGSRMTGCVGAVGVADHLTARKSTAPGDVLLMTEGAGGGTIATAGLYSGFPEVVEETINLHFLRASEALLDAEVLTEIHSMTDVTNGGLRGDVYEMAETAGCRIVVDEAPLRSLINPAVRDMLDVLKIDHLGVSLDALLVVAPPEAAAEITRVVASAGVVMKEIGYVTEGPSDSKLIVDGEMQDFLPKFRESAYTPVKKVVDTHERDFDEMKACVERAADAAVEKKERIIKEYLSR from the coding sequence ATGGATATTGAGGAGATGACCCGCCACTGCCTTGCCGGCGGGACTTCCGACGATGAATGCGCCCGGCGGCTGCAGGCACAGATATGCTCCAAAAAACCCCGCGTCTCACCCGAATATGCGCTGGAGCTCGCAGAGGCCGTCATCACCGAGGTGAAAAATACCACCGGCCTTACCGGAGACCTCTTTGCCTTCGAACCTTCAGGGGTTTCGATGGGGGAGTTCGGGGTCGGCTCCCGCGGCGCGGGCGACTTCTTTGCCCACCGCCAGTTCCCGAAGATCATCAAATCCACCGGAACATCGGTCGGCGTCGACGAGATGGACGACGCAGGTGCCGTCGAGGCGGGCGGCAGGTACATCATCACCACCGTGGACGGGATGCACTCCCGCCTCTCCGACTTCCCCTTCCTCGCGGGATTCCACGTAACGAGGGCGACCCTGCGTGACGTCTACGTGATGGGGGCCCGGCCGGTCGCCCTCCTCTCCGACATCCACGTCGCCGACGACGGCGATGTGGCAAAGATCTTCGACTACACCGCAGGCATCGCCGCCGTCAGCGAGGCGATGGCAGTCCCGCTCGTCACCGGTTCGACGCTTCGCATAGGGGGCGACATGGTGCTCGGCAGCCGCATGACCGGCTGCGTCGGCGCCGTCGGCGTCGCCGACCACCTCACCGCCCGCAAATCGACCGCCCCCGGCGACGTCCTCCTGATGACCGAGGGCGCGGGCGGCGGCACGATCGCAACGGCGGGCCTCTACTCCGGCTTCCCCGAGGTCGTCGAGGAGACGATCAACCTCCACTTCCTCCGGGCAAGCGAGGCGCTCCTTGATGCCGAGGTCCTCACCGAGATCCACTCCATGACGGACGTGACGAACGGCGGGCTGCGCGGCGACGTGTACGAGATGGCAGAGACCGCAGGCTGCCGTATCGTCGTCGACGAGGCGCCGCTGCGCTCCCTCATCAACCCCGCCGTCCGGGACATGCTCGACGTCCTCAAGATCGACCACCTCGGCGTCTCCCTCGACGCCCTCCTCGTCGTCGCCCCGCCGGAGGCGGCAGCGGAGATCACCCGCGTCGTCGCCTCCGCAGGCGTCGTCATGAAGGAGATCGGCTACGTCACCGAAGGGCCGTCGGACTCAAAGCTCATCGTGGACGGTGAGATGCAGGACTTCCTCCCGAAGTTCCGCGAGTCCGCCTACACCCCGGTCAAAAAAGTGGTCGACACCCACGAACGTGACTTCGACGAGATGAAGGCATGCGTCGAACGTGCCGCCGACGCGGCCGTCGAAAAGAAGGAACGAATAATAAAAGAGTATCTCTCCCGCTAG